Below is a genomic region from Neoarius graeffei isolate fNeoGra1 chromosome 12, fNeoGra1.pri, whole genome shotgun sequence.
atctcctttgttcgtgccatgatacacttccacaaacatgtgttgtgaagatcagactttgatagatccctgttctttaaataaaacagggtgcccactcacacctgattgtcatcccattgattgaaaacacctgactctaatttcaccttcagatgggtttgtgctgggttacctatacctctgcccccTTCCCCTTGAGTCCTGAGTTTTTCgtgttgtatttttattttgtgcttatgtgctgaggtttttttttaaatgttcccacactgtactccccgtagtgtgggggttgcttttttttttttcctcctccccttctctcatgttactctgtatttttcatccctgtcttcctgtcctgtctattcCCCCTgtgtcaagtgtgtgtgtgtatatacacagatGGGTTGACAGCTAATTTCACTAGTACTTGTGACTACGTGACAATAAAGGATtcattcaaattaactgctaatcctagaggttcacatacttttgccactcagatatgtaatattggatcattttccctcaaataaatggccaagtataatatttttgtcttgtgtttaactgggttctctttatctacttttaggacttgtgtgaaaatctgatgttttaggtcatttatgcagaaatgtagaaaattctaaagggtacacaaactttcaagcatcactgtaaagtctctccccctcccccatcaCTTCAAAGGCATCCCAACATCCTGCGCCTGTACGGCTACTTCCACGACTCCGCCCGAGTCTACCTCATCCTGGAGTTTGCTCCTAAAGGAGAGCTGTATGGAGAACTGCAGCGCTGCAGGACGTTTGATGATCAGCGCAGtgccacggtgagaacatgcagcaTGTTCGGTCTGTAACTGACCTGATTTACTATTTGAGAGTAGGAACGTTTATTTAAACTGGTTTCATCAGTTTAATGATTGAAATTAAATGACACGCAACATGCGTTTTATCTCGAATGTTTAATAACATCAGTGAAATAACTTCTCACTTGCCTGCTAGGAATGATCAGATGCGTGTtctcacacacactgatgacaaaCTGCATATTTCTCCCTCATACAAATCAGGAACTTGTGACTTGATGTCAAACTTCATGActgctttatctctgactgttcCATCATGCAGATACTGGAGGTTCCTTCCCTAAATAGTACTTTCAGTACAGAAAGTCATCGTGTCTATAGTTGCGCTTCTTATAAATAAGATCCATTCATGCAATCAAGTCTCTGAGCTGTTTTATAGAAAAAGTAACTGATTAAAGTTTGTATGTTTATAAACCTGTGCCATTGTTTAAAAGTAAGTCATGtctactgaccaatcagaatcctgaattcagcagcactgtggtgcAAGGGCGTGGTGGTGGCTGGGGTTCAGGCCAAATTACAAGAACTTGGTGTTCTTGATGGTGTATGTTATTAATTTGGGTAAAAGTATGTTGTGCTTTTGTTTTATTGCAGTCAAATCAGTAATACCAGTGAGACTGCATTTTTGTGGGAACATCCAGTAATAATAGAAACTTCCAGTTAAATGCATGCTTGTGTTGATGTTGTGCTGCACTATAATTTTTCCCTTTTCTCCCTGCGTTGTTTTGTGACAGCACATTTAACAGCTTTCAATCAACAGGATGTTTGTGGGTGTTGCCTCAATGAATAGCATGATATCTTTCATTTTATACTTGGGTCTTGTGAACACAAGGCGGATCTGCAGGCTTTATATAATGGACTGGTGCAGTGTAATGATGGATATACAGTTGTGGAGGAGAAAAGGAAGTCTGTTCCATGGcaactgtagacttttctcaacatgtTTTTAATAAGCAAATATTTCACCCTTTAGTTACagtgcggtggcacggtggtgtagtggttagcgctgtcgcctcacagcaagaaggttctgggttcgagccccgtggccggcgagggcctttctgtgtggagtttgcatgttctccccgtgtccgcgtgggtttcttccgggtgctccggtttcccccacagtccaaagacatgcaggttaggttaactggtgactctaaattgagcgtaggtgtgaatgtgagtgtgaatggttgtctgtgtctatgtgtcagccctgtgatgacctggcgacttgtccagggtgaaccccgcctttcacccgtagtcagctgggataggatccagcttgcctgtgaccctgtaggacaggataaagcggcttgagatgagaAGCTACAGTGCCTCTAGGTAAAGGTGATGACCAAAACAAGGAAAAACTGGCTTATTCAGTTATTGATCCAATAAATAAATGGCTGTAATATATTTCTGTGGAGAAAGTACACTCTTGGCTTCAGAAGTGAATATTGgcccctttaacagaaataacttgTAGGTGTTTTAGTATAAATGTCTGCCAGTCTCTGACATCAGCTTGAAGTTTTTTACGAAACTGTTTGcattattctgtgtgtgtgtgttttgcagtataTAATGGAGCTCGCTGATGCTCTGTACTACTGCCATTCAAAGAAAGTCATTCACCGAGACATTAAACCTGAGAATCTGTTATTGGGAGCAAATGGTGAACTGAAGATTGCAGATTTTGGGTGGTCTGTCCACACTCCATCCTCGaggtattttatttattcatgtgCTGGCAAAATGTCTCCCAGTATTCCTGTCACACAGTTGAACTTCAGCAGTTTCTTAATTTTTGAGAAATTCCTGCTGATTTAATGCATTACATGTTGAAGCTGAGACTCTCCTAAATGTCTGGCTTCATTCTTTTGGTGCGTTTTTGACAGGAGGTCTACGCTATGCGGCACGCTTGACTATCTTCCTCCAGAGATGATCGAGGGCAAAACCCACGATGAGAAAGTGGACCTCTGGAGCCTGGGTGTTCTCTGTTATGAGTTTCTGGTCGGGAATCCTCCTTTTGAGACGAAGAGCCATGAAGAAACGTACCGTAAAATCTCCAGGGTAAGCGTGAGGAGATTCTACTTGGAACATGAGTTCAAATGAAATTGAGACCAGATTGAAGCACATGTTTTATATACCCAAGGAAATCAAGCACATGTGTAAAATAACCAGACGATTAGTAGCACATCAGTTTAAGGTCTGCTCTGATCACCAAACTGCGTTTGAGACGGTCTgtggaattctgattggtcagaaggtgttcaaCTTCCTGTATTCCACAGTGGGGTTGAACGCTTGAGTCTGGTTGGTTAGAAAGTTGTGGTGGAGTTGGTTGTCCTGAGATGTTTATGCAACATTTGATGGAGTCTCAAGTGTCAGCACTTAGTTAAAGCTTTAGTGGTTTTGTCATCTTCAGGATCGATGAGTTTACACACTGGTTTCTTTAACAATGTTTTATTGTTCTTAACATCCAAAAGAAGAGAGGTGCTGGTGAGGGTACAATtgtttattgctgctataacacaagtgagaacaggaaatGACTTGTTGCAGATGTTCTACAaaattaaatacaattataagtgGATGAAAGTATTTTCTTTAATAAATGAATTGTAACTGTTGGCAAATTTGTGTAAAAGAAATAGAATGCATTGGGATATGCTGGGgtgtttttctttaaaaaaaaaaaaaaaaagatgaacttTGGTGTGGTCTCAGTAACTCTCTGCTTCATCGCACCACTCCTTTTTGTTGCTTCACATTTCAGCTGGTTGCTTAAATCCAAATATTTTATCTAGGTTAATGTCTTGTGGTGTTCAGAATGTTCCCTCGTGATCGTTTCGTCCCTTTTTGCAGGTTGAGTTCAGTTATCCGTCCCACGTGAGCGAGGGTGCTAGAGATCTCATCAACAGGCTGTTGAAACACAACCCGATGCACCGACTTCCCATCCAAGGAGTCCTGACTCATCACTGGGTTGTGGAAAACTCCACCAAGAATCCGACTACTTTCACTCGAGCCACTAAAGAGTCTCCGTGAGCATGCTGTGTGGCTCCAACACAAACTATGGATTTGAGATGCTGAGATGGCAGTTGTTCCTGAGCCTGGCTGACTTTCCCTCATGTGCACATGACTTTTCCTTCTCCTGCCCTCgttccctccctccttccttcctgtAAATATTTACCTGTTCAGAATTATGAAAATGTACCTGTTCTTACTTGAAACAATAAATCTGTTTTTAAATGTTGCCTGCAATAAGGGAGGTTCGTGGAGTTCTTAAAAGCAGTGATTTGATTTGAGTTTTTAGGCTCACAGCTTTTCCAGACAATAGATAATGGGAAGTCAGAGTAATTGTACGCAGTGTTCTGTAATAAACATGTGGCCGGTTTGCAGCCCTTCAGAAATATTAATTCCTTTTCTAGAAAAGTGCAATATGTGAATGTGATCTGCTTTTGCTGGTGGGTTTGTGAGCTTGTGTTAAGCTTTTTGTATTATGAAATGTTTCCCATCACTACTTTAAAGCGACACTGAAATAACTGTTTATTGTGAAATAAATAGTTGAATATTCGTGTGTTGGATAGTTGTTTTAGTAAAAATGTGATTTCTGTGTAAGTGGCTGGTCAAACGGTTTAATTTTTGGGGGGAATGACAATGAGCCGTTTGGGAGTCGACTCGATGAGCCGAGTCAAATGATTCGAAAAGATTCATATTCCTTGTTATTAGTGACCTTCACAAGCAAGTTGATTCCTTGAAATGACTCTTTCATGTGAACCTTGGGAACCGACTCGCAATTCAGGAGGGCTTTAAATCATGGGCCGGTTAAATGGAGATGATCTCATGGTGTTTTTTTGTTGAGAACTGCTCAGTATTTTGTATTCATGATTCTGTATCGCTCAGACAGAATCACCTTAACTGGAGTTATTCAGTACAGTTTCACCATTTAGAGCTCTATAATGCTATTGTGATGAGCAGGTGGTGGAGAAGGAGTTAGCTGGACAGTCGGAAAGACAGAGGTGTAAACAACTCTGCTCATATTTATTTTACATTAATAATGAGCCATTTGTGAGTTGAAATGAAATAATTGTTTCAAACTCGTGAGCTCAGatgtgcagcttgtgaacaggcaaggcaggcaactgcttggggccccctgagagtcggggcccgagggcttatttgtttttgttttaattgttctttaccattgtattttcacatttggaatttaaaaaactttggtttcatacgttTTTAGTTGTCagattataacatattggtgatgaacactggtcagaagggccccctggaaatttttggcctggggccacaacagactctagaatcgcctctgggtGAGCTGGAGATATGCAGTGAAAAGATGACATGTTTGCTGGTGGAAAAGTAACAGATTTTTAGTGTTTTCAGGTAAACCCCTGTTAGTTtggaccagggccctgtactacgaacggaggtcaacctacccagcagtaacccagggttcccccgctaaaccggggttgacaaaacctggttatcttgtttggggttaaacggaactacgacgccagttatgaagttgatttgttgaacctgtgttaacctaatcagggttaatgcgcgttcacgttaaaggggaggttatcagcgcaaatccccactgttcacaatggcacggtcgccgcacTTCacagaggaagaatgcgctgtcataatgcaaagctacgaggagttcaaaacaacattaagagcaaaatctaacacagcggctgccaataaggagcggcaagcatgttggcaacgaattgccgatcgggtaaatgcgcaagtacattctcccttctacatgttccagaacagaagtataggatgagagaagcttcatgatcaatcacaagtcacagaaaatggtccttcgacgtggccccagtcatatatagcttgtttaatgtccgaaaaatcctgaataaaatttggtatggtaaattcatggagtcgcctacttaagctgatatgtgcacagagtcacatgaattaggatgactgactgttcagtccctttgactaagttggtgtcggtcctgtgaacatttcagaggcaacagcagcgccaaacgcacctggcaacaggtgaaaatgaaatataaaaacatcattcataatggggtgtgtgtgtgtgtgtgtgtgtgtgcgcgcgcgcgtgcaggcaagcattcatttgccttttatttattcaagttttatctgtttgcctaatagttcaaattgttttgtatatagtttataatgttgttgtgtgatattaatgataatattgtgggaaaactactttgcacggacgttcatttaatttattctatcgtaattttgtttgttctatttttgtgtatttcatttatttatctgtttgtctagttgtatctatttttctaataatatattttttgcattaatagtttgtttttt
It encodes:
- the LOC132895117 gene encoding aurora kinase C-like, with the translated sequence MDPAARVRSSKELKIQKAESEKVLSNGPKRVPVTQSCRKPAPTPSHTSVLGVSQGPQRVPRPRSEQTNPCSGEQNTNPAQIQPKPQPAESQSIPAHTAAECVEPTESKQDKENSKHASEMTNASNTEKTPWTLENFDIGRALGKGKFGSVYLARERQTKFILALKVLFKKQLEKAGVVHQLRREVEIQSHLRHPNILRLYGYFHDSARVYLILEFAPKGELYGELQRCRTFDDQRSATYIMELADALYYCHSKKVIHRDIKPENLLLGANGELKIADFGWSVHTPSSRRSTLCGTLDYLPPEMIEGKTHDEKVDLWSLGVLCYEFLVGNPPFETKSHEETYRKISRVEFSYPSHVSEGARDLINRLLKHNPMHRLPIQGVLTHHWVVENSTKNPTTFTRATKESP